One window from the genome of Anolis sagrei isolate rAnoSag1 chromosome 4, rAnoSag1.mat, whole genome shotgun sequence encodes:
- the FRS3 gene encoding fibroblast growth factor receptor substrate 3 has translation MGTCCSCPCKDRVPDNHPTKFKVTNVDDEGNELGSGIMELTQRELVLHTHKRDAVRWPYLCLRRYGYDSSLFSFESGRRCLTGQGIFAFKCSRAEEIFNLLQDLMQCNSINVVEEPVIITRNSHAAEMELPRTPQTPNALAYSVPGFPNGFHSFPAEATTCPAVRHTSMGSLRHSSVGEDSTHALIVPDDQSHTYVNTGGGEEDMRGHHCMHTLPEVHPPVSHPSHSCSLEDRNPQIYLQPGEVKFVLGPPPGYRHMMKCDGFCRPHWECTGHICTHNNNNECKDECLTPKYVYENINGLLPARGTLHRRGSGRLKIAREDLNPPSCSHRRTTLLHYENLPSLPPVWECQPLRQEQDDEDSGDAMTPSPNGYPELEDEEDPLRNYMNSESAALHGGRHRGGCLQRRRSCTPNVFNFDFRRPCLEQPRQLNYIQVELEDDPHKGCQSTPVPRAPRSAAHPARRTDSYAVIDLKKTAAMSSLQRALPRDDGTSRKTRHNSTDLPL, from the exons ATGGGGACTTGTTGTAGCTGTCCATGCAAAGACAGGGTTCCGGATAATCACCCCACCAAATTTAAG GTGACAAATGTTGATGATGAAGGCAACGAGTTGGGCTCAGGGATTATGGAGTTGACCCAGAGGGAGCTTGTTTTGCACACGCACAAACGTGATGCCGTTCGGTGGCCATACCTCTGCTTACGTCGATATGGCTATGATTCCAGTCTCTTTTCTTTCGAGAGTGGACGTCGCTGCCTGACTGGACAGG GAATTTTTGCTTTCAAATGCTCAAGAGCAGAAGAGATTTTTAATTTGCTGCAGGACTTGATGCAATGTAACAGTATTAATGTGGTGGAGGAGCCCGTAATCATCACAAGGAACAGTCATGCTGCTGAAATGGAACTGCCCCGGACACCCCAGACACCCAACG CTCTAGCATATTCAGTTCCAGGGTTTCCAAATGGGTTCCATAGCTTTCCTGCTGAGGCCACAACTTGTCCTGCAGTCCGGCATACCTCCATGGGGAGTTTAAGGCATTCTTCAGTTGGTGAGGACTCCACACATGCCCTCATTGTGCCTGATGATCAA TCTCACACATATGTGAACACAGGTGGTGGTGAGGAAGacatgaggggtcaccactgcATGCACACTCTGCCTGAAGTCCATCCTCCTGTTTCTCATCCCAGCCATAGCTGCTCTTTGGAGGATCGCAATCCTCAGATATACCTACAGCCAGGAGAGGTGAAGTTTGTGCTGGGCCCTCCTCCTGGTTACAGGCACATGATGAAATGTGATGGTTTCTGCCGACCCCATTGGGAGTGCACAGGGCATATCTGTacccacaacaataacaatgagtGCAAGGACGAGTGCCTTACCCCAAAGTATGTCTATGAGAATATCAATGGCCTCCTGCCTGCTCGAGGTACCTTGCATCGCCGGGGAAGTGGGCGCTTGAAAATAGCTCGAGAAGATCTGAATCCACCCAGTTGCTCCCATCGTCGGACCACCCTACTACACTATGAGAACCTGCCCTCACTGCCACCTGTGTGGGAGTGCCAACCACTGAGACAAGAGCAAGATGATGAGGACTCTGGAGATGCAATGACACCTTCGCCCAATGGTTATCCTGAGCTGGAGGATGAGGAGGACCCTTTGCGAAACTACATGAATTCAGAAAGTGCTGCCCTGCATGGAGGCCGGCATAGGGGCGGTTGTTTACAACGCCGCCGCAGTTGCACACCCAACGTCTTCAATTTTGACTTCCGACGACCCTGTTTGGAGCAGCCGAGGCAGCTCAATTATATCCAGGTGGAACTGGAGGATGACCCCCACAAAGGGTGCCAAAGCACACCAGTCCCCCGTGCCCCACGTTCGGCTGCCCACCCAGCCCGCAGGACGGATTCCTACGCGGTCATTGATCTTAAAAAGACAGCAGCCATGTCCAGCTTGCAGAGGGCACTGCctagggatgatgggacttctagGAAAACGCGGCATAATAGCACTGACCTCCCTCTATAA